From Montipora foliosa isolate CH-2021 chromosome 6, ASM3666993v2, whole genome shotgun sequence, a single genomic window includes:
- the LOC138006053 gene encoding uncharacterized protein: MAAETKTRGRIWEHKETLLLLEKWGDENIQLQLKSCTRKKPIWLEIAAYLRTAGYEDRDDGSCKTRIHTLISAYRNYKDECSKTGNVTPKKKPAFFDEVDKFLSDKPCTKPKVIIQSATISIDGVDDEEITSAENVEPNVNNPGSSKEKSENLHKPLNYLTAVTGKTDETKKPVPRQSAVLKANKKRKTAFDVFAKFDKVFESFVEYQQAADKSFLEAEAARERREEERAEKRKKEDQEFLLKLAQVLHK, encoded by the exons atggcggcagaaACCAAAACTCGCGGAAGAATCTGGGAGCACAAAGAAACCCTCCTGTTACTTGAAAAGTGGGGAGACGAGAATATCCAGCTCCAGCTAAAATCATGCACAAGAAAAAAGCCAATATGGCTAGAAATTGCGGCATATCTTCGAACTGCAGGCTATGAAGACAGAGACGACGGCAGCTGCAAGACACGAATTCACACTCTGATAAGCGCCTATAGAAACTACAAAGACGAATGCAGCAAGACGGGAAATGTCACACCAAAGAAGAAGCCGGCTTTCTTCGACGAAGTGGACAAGTTTTTGTCGGACAAGCCATGTACCAAACCAAAGGTAATTATACAGTCCGCAACAATTTCCATAGATGGGGTCGATGATGAAGAAATAACAAGCGCAGAAAACGTTGAGCCAAACGTAAACAACCCTGGCAGCAGCAAAGAAAAGTCAGAAAACCTTCACAAACCTCTGAATTATTTGACAGCGGTGACAGGTAAGA CCGATGAAACAAAGAAGCCGGTACCCCGTCAGTCGGCCGTATTGAAGGCAaataaaaagaggaaaaccGCTTTTGATGTATTTGCAAAGTTTGATAAAGTGTTTGAGTCCTTTGTGGAGTATCAGCAAGCGGCTGACAAGAGCTTCCTCGAAGCTGAAGCGGCAAGAGAAAGGCGAGAAGAGGAAAGAGCGGAGAAGCGAAAGAAGGAGGATCAAGAATTTCTCCTGAAACTGGCGCAGGTTCTTCACAAGTAG